One stretch of Ornithinimicrobium ciconiae DNA includes these proteins:
- the hisF gene encoding imidazole glycerol phosphate synthase subunit HisF: MTLARRIIACLDVKDGRVVKGTRFRDHQDMGDITELAARYSAQGVDELVFYDITASPQGRRVDVDWIDRVAREIDIPFCVAGGISSVQDARAVLVAGADKVSVNTPATRRPELVGELAREFGTQCVVVGVDSLRDEDGQWRIRQLTGDPEATRALDTTTLAWVERVQELGAGEIVLNAMGSDGVRQGYDVEQLRAVRQVCGVPLIASGGAGTVQHFIDVFTEADVDGALAAGVFHSGDLTIGDLKGALHRAGVEVRLDDPTLSAAAASTSAGTSTSAATLTESTAT, encoded by the coding sequence ATGACGTTGGCGCGCAGGATTATTGCCTGCCTTGACGTCAAGGACGGTCGGGTTGTCAAGGGCACCCGCTTCCGGGACCACCAGGACATGGGCGACATCACCGAGCTCGCCGCGCGCTATAGCGCCCAGGGCGTGGACGAGCTGGTCTTCTATGACATCACCGCCAGTCCCCAGGGCCGGCGGGTGGACGTGGACTGGATCGACCGCGTCGCCCGGGAGATCGACATCCCGTTCTGTGTCGCCGGTGGGATCAGCTCGGTGCAGGACGCCCGGGCGGTGCTGGTGGCCGGGGCCGACAAGGTCTCGGTCAACACCCCCGCCACACGCCGCCCCGAGCTGGTCGGCGAGCTGGCGCGCGAGTTCGGCACCCAGTGCGTCGTCGTCGGCGTGGACAGCCTGCGGGACGAGGACGGCCAGTGGCGGATCCGCCAGCTGACCGGGGACCCGGAGGCCACCCGTGCCCTGGACACCACCACCCTCGCCTGGGTCGAGCGGGTCCAGGAGCTGGGCGCCGGTGAGATCGTCCTCAACGCGATGGGCTCGGACGGGGTGCGCCAGGGGTATGACGTGGAGCAGCTCCGTGCCGTCCGTCAGGTCTGCGGTGTGCCCCTGATCGCCTCCGGCGGGGCGGGGACCGTCCAGCACTTCATCGACGTCTTCACCGAGGCTGACGTCGACGGTGCCCTGGCCGCTGGCGTCTTTCACTCCGGCGACCTGACGATCGGGGACCTCAAGGGGGCCCTGCACCGGGCGGGGGTCGAAGTGCGCCTGGACGATCCGACGCTCAGTGCTGCGGCGGCCTCGACATCG
- the hisC gene encoding histidinol-phosphate transaminase has product MFPPDLIREDLRDFTGYSSARTADDGRPATIWLNANEAATGSVVDPEGAQRRYPDPQPAELVSALANTYAVSPEQVVVGRGSDECIDLLVRALTAPGSQDAIVQASPTFGMYAVSARLQGVPVIDVPQRDLGTIWEVDTAALAAAAVEHGAKVVFLTSPGNPTGAVVPTDAIETLADALAEQAVVVVDEAYQEFAGPRSAATLLSEHPNLVVLRTLSKAHGLAGARVGSALCHPDLATVLRRVQAPYPLPGPVTDLAIAALAFSVARSVDARVAQTRHDRERLAEALGADPRVRTVYASEANFLLVRSPVVDELLNDLRESGIVVRDMRHLLADALRVTVGSPEEIQAVQQALAGAVQDTSAPTEPPTTQPAGPVPGPRPQHTQPSGIPTQTTTTTARARGIHS; this is encoded by the coding sequence TTGTTTCCACCAGACCTGATCCGGGAGGACCTGCGCGACTTCACCGGCTACTCCTCCGCGCGGACGGCGGACGACGGGAGGCCCGCCACCATCTGGCTCAACGCCAACGAGGCCGCCACTGGGAGCGTCGTCGACCCCGAGGGTGCTCAGCGCCGCTATCCCGACCCGCAACCCGCCGAGCTGGTGAGCGCGCTGGCGAACACCTACGCAGTGAGCCCCGAGCAGGTCGTGGTCGGCCGCGGCAGTGACGAGTGCATCGACCTGTTGGTGCGTGCCCTCACCGCGCCTGGCAGCCAGGACGCGATCGTCCAGGCGTCCCCGACCTTCGGGATGTATGCCGTGTCGGCCCGGCTGCAGGGGGTGCCGGTGATCGACGTCCCGCAACGGGACCTCGGCACGATCTGGGAGGTCGACACCGCTGCCCTGGCGGCGGCCGCCGTCGAGCACGGCGCCAAGGTCGTCTTCCTGACCAGCCCTGGCAACCCGACCGGGGCCGTGGTGCCGACCGACGCCATCGAGACCCTCGCCGATGCCCTGGCTGAGCAGGCCGTCGTCGTCGTGGACGAGGCCTATCAGGAGTTCGCCGGTCCGCGGAGCGCCGCGACGCTGCTGTCGGAGCACCCCAACCTGGTGGTGCTGCGCACCCTGTCGAAGGCCCACGGGCTGGCCGGCGCCCGGGTCGGCAGCGCCCTGTGCCACCCGGACCTGGCCACCGTCCTGCGCAGGGTGCAGGCGCCCTACCCCCTGCCGGGCCCGGTCACCGACCTCGCCATCGCCGCGCTCGCCTTCTCGGTGGCCCGATCGGTCGACGCGCGGGTGGCACAGACCCGTCACGACCGTGAGCGTCTCGCGGAGGCGCTCGGTGCGGACCCGCGGGTGCGCACCGTCTATGCCAGCGAGGCAAACTTCCTGCTCGTGCGCAGCCCCGTCGTCGACGAGTTGCTCAACGACCTGCGGGAGAGTGGCATCGTGGTGCGCGACATGCGGCACCTGCTCGCCGACGCCCTGCGGGTCACCGTCGGGTCACCCGAGGAGATCCAGGCGGTGCAACAGGCCCTGGCCGGTGCAGTCCAGGACACCTCGGCACCGACGGAACCGCCCACCACACAGCCCGCCGGACCGGTTCCTGGGCCGCGCCCGCAGCACACCCAGCCATCCGGCATACCGACACAGACCACGACCACCACCGCACGAGCACGAGGAATCCACTCATGA
- the hisA gene encoding 1-(5-phosphoribosyl)-5-[(5-phosphoribosylamino)methylideneamino]imidazole-4-carboxamide isomerase — MTDFTIYPAIDVREGRVVRLHKGDYDKETRYASEPLEVAQGYAEGGASWLHLVDLDAARAGGYTLIPLLREIVAETPLSVQTGGGVRSKQDVATLLEAGASRVVIGSLAIQEPETVAAWIAEFGADRITVALDARTGEDGSWVLPTAGWTSDSETDLAALLSHYSRSGLAHALCTDIGRDGTLSGPNLNLYTFLTRAVPDVAVQASGGTRHAADVRGVRKVGCAGVILGKALLEGRLSIDEAITEERV; from the coding sequence ATGACCGACTTCACCATCTATCCCGCGATCGACGTGCGCGAGGGCCGCGTCGTCAGGTTGCACAAGGGCGATTACGACAAGGAGACCCGCTATGCCAGCGAGCCGCTGGAGGTGGCTCAGGGCTATGCCGAGGGAGGCGCCAGCTGGCTGCACCTGGTCGACCTGGACGCCGCACGGGCCGGCGGCTACACGCTGATCCCGCTGCTGCGCGAGATCGTCGCCGAGACCCCCCTGTCCGTGCAGACCGGCGGGGGAGTGCGCAGCAAGCAGGACGTGGCCACCCTGCTCGAGGCCGGTGCCTCCCGCGTGGTGATCGGGTCGCTGGCGATCCAGGAGCCCGAGACGGTGGCCGCCTGGATCGCCGAGTTCGGCGCGGACCGGATCACCGTCGCCCTGGACGCGCGCACCGGCGAGGACGGCTCCTGGGTGCTGCCCACGGCGGGGTGGACCTCGGACTCCGAGACAGACCTGGCGGCGCTGCTGAGCCACTACTCGCGCTCCGGTCTCGCCCACGCTCTGTGCACCGACATCGGTCGCGACGGGACCCTGTCCGGACCCAACCTCAACCTCTACACCTTCCTGACCCGCGCGGTGCCCGACGTGGCGGTGCAGGCCTCCGGCGGCACCCGGCACGCCGCGGACGTGCGCGGTGTGCGCAAGGTCGGCTGCGCCGGCGTCATCCTGGGCAAGGCCCTGCTCGAGGGGCGCCTGAGCATTGATGAGGCCATCACTGAGGAGCGCGTATGA
- the hisH gene encoding imidazole glycerol phosphate synthase subunit HisH: MARPTVALVDSGGTNIASVSYALERIGADARLTNNPADIRAADRVILPGVGAAGAGMARLREAGLVEVLHEVEQPLLGVCLGMQLLFAHSAEDGGTECLGLLPGRVVPIPPAPGLRVPHMGWNTLTNLHADPLTEGLADGERAYFVHSFAVPVTAHTLQTTEHSGTWSAVVRSGNRWGAQFHPERSARAGARLLTNFILEVSP, translated from the coding sequence GTGGCTAGGCCCACCGTCGCCCTCGTCGACTCCGGGGGGACCAACATCGCCTCGGTCAGCTACGCCCTGGAGCGGATCGGAGCCGACGCCCGGCTGACCAACAACCCGGCCGACATACGCGCTGCTGACCGGGTGATCCTGCCCGGGGTGGGGGCGGCCGGAGCCGGCATGGCCCGGCTGCGGGAGGCGGGCCTGGTCGAGGTGCTGCACGAGGTCGAGCAGCCGCTCCTCGGAGTGTGCCTGGGGATGCAGCTGCTCTTTGCGCACTCCGCGGAGGACGGCGGCACCGAGTGTCTCGGGCTGCTGCCCGGACGCGTCGTGCCGATCCCGCCCGCCCCGGGACTGCGGGTGCCGCACATGGGCTGGAACACCCTGACCAACCTGCACGCCGACCCGTTGACCGAGGGACTCGCCGATGGCGAGCGGGCCTACTTCGTGCACAGTTTCGCGGTGCCGGTGACGGCGCACACGCTGCAGACCACCGAGCACTCCGGGACCTGGAGCGCCGTGGTCCGCAGCGGCAACCGGTGGGGCGCCCAGTTCCACCCCGAGCGGTCGGCCCGCGCGGGGGCGCGCTTGCTGACAAACTTCATCCTGGAGGTGTCGCCATGA
- the hisB gene encoding bifunctional histidinol-phosphatase/imidazoleglycerol-phosphate dehydratase HisB yields MSTLRPVLFIDRDGTIIEEPEDCQIDAYDKLRLVPGVMPALARLRDAGWDFVMVSNQNDLGGPNFPVETFQGPHDLLLHILESQGITFKEVHVDPHPPGPNQPDTRKPGIGMVRHLLKDRTIDWDRSMMVGDRLSDREFGDNLGIKTFLLESSMGQGGDEAVNWEHIAHVLANRPRVAVVDRNTSETKIHVEIDLDRTGDIEVSTGLGFLDHMLDQLAKHGGFSMKVTCQGDLHIDEHHTTEDTALAIGQALDEALGDRRGIGRYGFTAPMDEAQASAALDLSGRPFLKFDCGFEREMVGDLPTEMVEHFWRSFAEALRATLHLSVTGDNAHHKIEVGFKAVARALRQALRVEGTELPSTKGVL; encoded by the coding sequence ATGAGCACCCTGCGCCCCGTCCTGTTCATCGACCGGGACGGCACGATCATCGAAGAACCCGAGGACTGTCAGATCGACGCCTACGACAAGCTGCGGCTGGTCCCGGGCGTCATGCCGGCCCTGGCCCGCCTGCGCGACGCGGGCTGGGACTTCGTGATGGTCTCCAACCAGAACGACCTGGGCGGTCCGAACTTCCCGGTCGAGACCTTCCAGGGACCGCACGACCTGCTGCTGCACATCCTGGAGAGCCAGGGCATCACCTTCAAGGAGGTGCACGTCGACCCGCACCCGCCGGGCCCCAACCAGCCGGACACCCGCAAGCCGGGCATCGGGATGGTCCGTCACCTGCTCAAGGACCGCACCATCGACTGGGACCGCTCGATGATGGTGGGGGACCGCCTCTCCGACCGGGAGTTCGGCGACAACCTCGGCATCAAGACCTTCCTGCTGGAGAGCTCGATGGGTCAGGGCGGCGACGAGGCGGTCAACTGGGAGCACATCGCTCACGTCCTGGCCAACCGTCCGCGGGTCGCGGTCGTGGACCGCAACACCTCCGAGACCAAGATCCACGTCGAGATCGACCTCGACCGCACCGGTGACATCGAGGTCTCGACCGGACTGGGCTTCCTGGACCACATGCTCGACCAGCTCGCCAAGCACGGTGGCTTCTCGATGAAGGTCACCTGCCAGGGCGACCTGCACATCGACGAGCACCACACCACAGAGGACACCGCCCTGGCCATCGGCCAGGCCCTGGACGAGGCCCTGGGCGACCGCCGCGGCATCGGCCGCTACGGCTTCACGGCACCGATGGACGAGGCGCAGGCCAGCGCAGCCCTCGACCTGTCGGGGCGCCCGTTCCTGAAGTTCGACTGCGGCTTCGAGCGCGAGATGGTCGGCGACCTGCCCACCGAGATGGTGGAGCACTTCTGGCGCTCCTTCGCCGAGGCGCTGCGGGCCACCCTGCACCTGAGCGTGACCGGTGACAACGCCCACCACAAGATCGAGGTCGGCTTCAAGGCGGTCGCGCGGGCCCTGCGCCAGGCCCTCCGGGTCGAGGGCACCGAACTGCCGTCCACCAAGGGTGTGCTGTGA
- the hisD gene encoding histidinol dehydrogenase, whose translation MRTVLWSELDGAARADLLARGTAAAGPQVTAGVADILSGVREGGDTALQEYAERFDRAPAQSLVVTGEQFDDAVAQVPTTLRSAISQAAGTIRAFHEAGMTRDYEVETAPGVRCARVVRPIRRVGLYVPAGSAPLPSTALMLAIPAQLAGCPEIVLCTPPGEDGLPDPSVLAAAGECGLSRVFVVGGAQAVAAMAYGTESVPRCDKIFGPGNAWVTEAKRQVSTAEGGPGIDLPAGPSEVLVIADTGADPEFVAADLLSQAEHGPDSQVLLLTDDASLADAVAEQVQAQLDVLPRADIAAKSLASSAIVITADLPEALAISNDYAPEHLILALREPERWLDNVERAGSVFLGDWAPETLGDYCSGTNHVLPTAGAARWTGGVNVASFQIAMTVQRVTPAGLSALGPTAVELSAAEGLLGHQAAVTRRLARVGTVDGAS comes from the coding sequence GTGAGGACTGTCCTCTGGTCCGAGCTGGACGGGGCCGCCCGTGCCGACCTGCTGGCCCGTGGCACCGCCGCGGCCGGTCCGCAGGTCACCGCCGGGGTCGCCGACATCCTCAGTGGCGTCCGCGAGGGTGGCGATACCGCCCTGCAGGAGTATGCCGAACGCTTCGACCGCGCTCCCGCCCAGTCACTGGTGGTCACCGGTGAGCAGTTCGACGACGCCGTCGCGCAGGTCCCGACGACGCTGCGGTCCGCGATCAGTCAGGCGGCCGGGACGATCCGTGCCTTTCACGAGGCAGGGATGACACGCGACTACGAGGTGGAGACCGCTCCCGGTGTGCGGTGCGCCCGCGTCGTGCGCCCCATCCGGCGGGTCGGGCTCTATGTCCCGGCCGGGTCGGCACCCCTGCCGTCCACCGCCCTGATGCTCGCGATCCCGGCCCAGCTGGCGGGCTGCCCCGAGATCGTGCTGTGCACCCCGCCCGGTGAGGACGGTCTGCCCGATCCGAGCGTGCTCGCCGCGGCCGGCGAGTGCGGCCTGAGCCGGGTCTTCGTCGTCGGGGGAGCCCAGGCTGTCGCGGCGATGGCCTACGGAACCGAGTCGGTGCCCCGCTGCGACAAGATCTTCGGCCCCGGCAACGCCTGGGTCACCGAGGCCAAGCGTCAGGTCAGCACCGCAGAGGGCGGGCCCGGCATCGACCTGCCCGCCGGCCCCTCGGAGGTCCTGGTCATCGCCGACACGGGGGCAGACCCGGAGTTCGTCGCTGCCGACCTGCTCTCCCAGGCCGAGCACGGGCCCGACTCCCAGGTGCTGCTGCTCACCGACGACGCGAGCCTGGCCGATGCGGTCGCCGAGCAGGTGCAGGCCCAGCTCGATGTCCTGCCCCGGGCGGACATCGCCGCCAAGTCGCTAGCCTCCAGTGCGATCGTGATCACGGCTGACCTGCCCGAGGCCCTCGCGATCAGCAATGACTACGCCCCGGAGCACCTGATCCTCGCGCTGCGGGAGCCTGAGCGCTGGCTCGACAACGTCGAGCGGGCGGGCTCGGTCTTCCTGGGGGACTGGGCGCCGGAGACACTCGGCGACTACTGCAGCGGCACCAACCACGTGCTGCCGACGGCCGGGGCGGCGCGCTGGACCGGGGGCGTCAACGTCGCCAGCTTCCAGATCGCGATGACCGTCCAGCGCGTCACCCCCGCTGGTCTGTCCGCCCTGGGCCCGACCGCCGTGGAGCTGTCCGCGGCCGAGGGACTGCTCGGACACCAGGCCGCTGTGACGCGGCGTCTGGCGCGGGTCGGCACTGTGGACGGTGCGTCGTGA